One window of Magallana gigas chromosome 2, xbMagGiga1.1, whole genome shotgun sequence genomic DNA carries:
- the LOC136271447 gene encoding uncharacterized protein PF3D7_1120000-like: MSADKQEDKSADKEEREVKREIKFTEKGLENVETLCKENGKLINRAWNSVEDSILSIQDSEKDVKSLRKLDNDIRVVFEEYTERVNVYGECLRRVNNELARKEEEKLKAYYTRASQLVENALEEIKNLRMDIVENASHISTTSSSERRRRGERKLEYLKKEAELQKEKLKLEQEEITHKAEAARKKQEVEINLNLLKQESAVMMDEEDEEDDVSLSVTTDNRKDRTRRYVENLNPHDNDIEHEDADLRTPIPAETVPIPTP, translated from the coding sequence ATGTCAGCAGATAAACAAGAAGATAAGTCAGCAGACAAAGAAGAAAGAGAAGTTAAACGTGAAATTAAGTTTACAGAGAAAGGTTTAGAGAACGTTGAAACATTGTGTAAGGAAAATGGAAAACTTATAAACAGAGCCTGGAATTCtgttgaagattctattcttagTATACAAGATAGTGAGAAAGATGTGAAATCTTTACGAAAACTGGACAATGACATTCGTGTTGTGTTTGAAGAATATACCGAAAGAGTCAATGTGTATGGAGAATGTTTACGCAGAGTTAATAATGAACTTGCAAGAAAAGAAGAAGAGAAACTGAAAGCATATTATACAAGAGCGTCACAACTTGTAGAAAACGCTTtagaagaaataaagaatttaagAATGGACATTGTGGAAAATGCATCACATATTTCTACTACTTCAAGTTcagaaagaagaagaagaggagAGCGGAAATTAGAATACCTGAAGAAGGAAGCAGAACTTCAGAAAGAAAAGCTGAAATTAGAACAAGAAGAAATTACCCACAAAGCGGAAGCAGCAAGAAAGAAACAAGAAGTAGAGATAAATCTGAATCTACTCAAACAAGAAAGTGCTGTGATGATGGATGAAGAGGACGAAGAGGATGATGTGTCGTTATCTGTTACAACAGACAATAGAAAGGACCGAACTAGAAGATACGTTGAAAACTTGAACCCACATGATAATGACATTGAACATGAAGATGCAGACCTTCGTACTCCGATTCCTGCCGAAACTGTTCCAATTCCCACACCTTGA
- the LOC136271450 gene encoding uncharacterized protein: protein MCAIRNDPAFVYSRPAVPANKNRHVRTPMVQSRKSEVTEPGRVDLNRCPYHKADHSIHDCYGFHAKPLTERKNFLQSRNICTRCCLSTQHLPEDCQVRIQCQICGNSNHATALHVDKVSSWSPSFYGGEGIRNSFTQPHSSGPGQANLPSTSKVSTSSTVTTKCTTFCGDRFQGKSCSKTFLVDVFHENNSNNVHRIYVIVDDQCNQTLASPELLDVLNISSVPTKFTLTTCSGKTAMYGRNVLGLKVRSIDKTVTLDLPSTLECEDIPNDLSEIPTPEIAESYHHLSVITSKIPEFDPDSKVHLLIGRDLLEAHHVEEQILGPRGAPFAQKLILGWAIIGEFCLGRIHQRTSLNVKKVSVLNDGRVTCNELCPNHLHIKEQISTSNSLVCARDFRGDNVFTKTPDDDQVGLSVEDHLFLKLTDKTFKKDEEGYWTAPLPFRQLPEYLPNNKPQAFHRAQILHSNLQRDSVKREQFVTFMRKVLDSGAAEVAPSSSNAVCISLNSLLMSGPDMVNSLLGFLLRFRKDEVAITVDLEQMFYCFRVDEDYRDFLRFYWYRENDPDDTLVEYRMRAHVFGNSPSPAIATYGIRKTVENADEDVKDFVNRNFYVDDGLISLPDEASAIDLMKCTKSVMKSEGRLKLHKITSNKLAVMEAFDPSDHGEQLKEFDDDDLVHRSLVLCWNLKDEFRFTVPVKEKPFTRRGLLSTVNSLLDPIRFITPITISGQILLREATPPGVDWDDPLPSSYLQKWTEWQSSLQSLKEVAIPQMLLHMSVSLAKTTEVHIFCDASEKAIGASAYIKVEDDQGRNSVSFLMGKGKLAPPRGHTIPRLELCGAVLATELAEIISIQLDISLDSMHYYTDYS from the exons ATGTGTGCTATAAGAAATGACCCTGCATTTGTGTATAGCAGACCAGCAGTTCCTGCTAATAAGAACAGACATGTACGTACTCCTATGGTGCAAAGTCGTAAATCAGAGGTGACTGAACCTGGACGAGTTGATCTGAACCGGTGTCCTTATCACAAGGCTGATCACAGCATACATGACTGTTATGGTTTTCATGCAAAGCCACTTACTGAGAGAAAAAACTTTTTACAAAGCAGAAACATTTGCACAAGATGTTGTTTGTCAACCCAACACTTACCTGAGGACTGTCAAGTGAGAATTCAGTGCCAGATCTGCGGGAATTCCAACCACGCCACAGCACTACATGTGGATAAAGTTTCATCTTGGAGCCCAAGCTTTTATGGCGGGGAGGGAATTCGCAACTCCTTTACACAACCACACTCCTCTGGACCTGGCCAAGCAAACTTGCCTTCAACGTCCAAGGTTTCGACAAGTAGTACTGTGACAACAAAGTGTACCACTTTCTGCGGGGACAGATTCCAAGGAAAATCTTGCAGCAAAACCTTTCTTGTGGATGTGTTTCATGAAAACAACTCGAACAATGTGCATCGTATTTATGTGATCGTGGACGATCAGTGCAATCAGACACTTGCTTCACCCGAACTGTTAGATGTCCTGAATATCTCTAGTGTACCTACCAAATTCACCCTAACTACATGTTCAGGAAAGACAGCTATGTATGGAAGAAATGTTCTCGGACTCAAAGTGCGATCTATTGACAAGACCGTTACTTTAGACCTTCCATCTACTCTCGAATGTGAGGACATACCTAACGATTTATCTGAAATCCCAACACCGGAGATTGCAGAATCCTATCATCATCTTAGTGTTATCACATCAAAGATTCCTGAGTTTGATCCAGACTCAAAAGTTCACTTACTGATTGGCAGAGATCTACTGGAAGCCCATCATGTTGAAGAGCAAATCCTTGGACCCCGAGGAGCACCGTTCGCACAGAAACTAATACTTGGTTGGGCAATTATTGGCGAATTCTGTCTTGGGAGGATTCATCAGAGAACGTCCCTTAACGTGAAGAAAGTCTCAGTTTTGAATGACGGTAGAGTGACATGCAATGAACTTTGTCCAAATCATTTGCATATCAAAGAACAGATTTCAACTTCTAACAGTTTAGTTTGTGCCCGTGACTTTCGGGGTGATAATGTATTCACAAAGACGCCTGACGATGACCAAGTTGGTTTATCAGTTGAGGATCATTTGTTCCTTAAGCTTACGGACAAAACTTTCAAGAAGGACGAGGAAGGTTATTGGACAGCCCCTCTACCCTTTAGACAACTTCCTGAATACTTACCCAACAACAAACCACAAGCATTTCACCGAGCCCAGATACTGCATTCAAACTTGCAAAGAGATTCTGTTAAGAGAGAACAGTTCGTGACATTCATGCGTAAAGTACTGGACAGTGGAGCAGCAGAAGTTGCCCCTTCGTCTTCAAATGCAGTTT GTATCTCGCTCAACAGCCTTCTTATGTCTGGCCCAGACATGGTTAACAGCCTATTAGGATTCCTTCTTCGCTTCAGGAAGGATGAAGTGGCAATTACTGTGGACCTTGAACAAATGTTCTACTGTTTTCGGGTGGATGAGGACTATCGTGACTTCCTACGTTTTTATTGGTACAGAGAGAATGATCCTGACGACACCCTTGTTGAATACAGAATGCGTGCGCACGTATTTGGCAATAGTCCATCACCTGCCATAGCAACTTACGGAATCCGCAAGACAGTAGAGAATGCTGATGAAGATGTGAAGGACTTTGTGAATCGTAACTTTTATGTTGACGACGGACTCATTTCCTTGCCTGATGAAGCCAGCGCTATCGACCTCATGAAATGCACCAAGTCCGTCATGAAGTCAGAAGGTAGATTAAAACTACACAAAATTACCTCTAATAAACTGGCAGTGATGGAAGCATTTGATCCAAGTGACCATGGTGAACAACTCAAGGAGTTTGACGACGACGATTTGGTCCATAGAAGCCTTGTTCTCTGTTGGAACCTGAAAGATGAATTTAGATTTACAGTGCCAGTGAAGGAAAAGCCATTCACTCGACGTGGTCTATTGTCAACGGTGAATAGTTTATTAGACCCCATAAGATTTATAACACCCATTACTATAAGTGGACAGATCCTCCTTCGAGAAGCAACACCCCCTGGTGTAGACTGGGATGATCCCTTACCCTCGAGTTACCTTCAGAAGTGGACGGAGTGGCAGTCTTCACTTCAGAGCTTAAAAGAAGTCGCCATACCACAGATGTTATTGCACATGTCTGTGAGCCTAGCCAAGACTACTGAAGTTCATATATTTTGCGACGCATCTGAAAAAGCTATTGGAGCATCAGCATATATTAAAGTGGAAGATGACCAAGGCCGCAACAGCGTTAGTTTCTTGATGGGCAAGGGCAAGCTAGCCCCACCTAGAGGTCACACTATTCCACGCTTAGAGCTCTGTGGAGCTGTTCTGGCAACAGAACTTGCAGAAATAATATCCATACAGCTAGACATATCATTGGACTCTATGCATTATTACACAGACTACAGCTAG